From Quercus robur chromosome 8, dhQueRobu3.1, whole genome shotgun sequence:
TATGTTAAAGATCAAATAGTCTTAAAGGATCTCCACATATATTAGCAGGTGCTCTTCCTGAATGTAATTCAGTCGAAGACAACATAACTGCTGAAGTTATAGGTAAAAGTAGGCAGTTAACCAGCCACTTCTTAGAAGTAGGCTGctgttaatttttataaaaatataatatattataggtTAAAATAAAAGACTAAAGAAGAAAAACCAGCAGTAACATTGTGTGagacattatttaaaaaaaatgagtgtaAAACAAGTCCATGCAACATCTGGGGAAAAAACATAGCCCATGCATATTTTCCTTACAACTAGATATAGAATGTAATTTAATACACAGTAAAATTATGTAATGTGGTAAACAACCAGAATCTAAAAGTGAGTCCaagagtacaaaaaaataatatgatcaAGAATAAGGTGAATGTCAACAAAGACGGGGACCAATATAAAGTTCTCTTTTTTCCTGTGCTAGTACTGACTCCGGGCTATGGGACATCAAATGACCAACTATGACTAAGGCTGAGAAACATCAGCATATATTAACattatttgaactttgaagctcTCTCATACTAACGTTATTTAAGGTCTCACCTATTTAAGTCAATTGCACCATCTAGACTCACAAAACAGAACACCCTGAGAAACAACCAGTACAAATAAGAACAGAACACTTACATGGGGACACAAGAAGTTTCTATTTATACATTTTGGCTGTTCCATTACCAAAATTCAGTAAAGCATTAGATTAATAAACACACATggacacgcacacacacacataacataAAAGAACATTTAGATAGAAATAACACAACTCTACCTGTCCATGCACATCTGTGGCCAAACCAGTGGCCAATGGTTCTGCCTTTATTAGAATATCTGCAAGGTACTCCATCTGTAAAATAAGTGCAGGTCTCTCTATGCTTGAATATATATCCTCATGGTTAAGGACAACTAACGAACAACCCTGATACAAGAATAGAACAAAAACACTATAAGAAGGAACAAGACTCAACAAAAGAACCAGAAGTACAGAACaaaattagaaggaaaaaaaaaaaaaaaaaagagttgacaGTAGCCTCATGGTCTTACAAATGCCGATGTTAATGTGCGGCAGTAACGCAGAAAGTCTAAGACATAATTTGTAGCGCCATTAGCAGCCACCTCCATAAGAGAGAAATCATCTATAACAATGGTAATACACTTCTTGTTTTCTTGAAATGAGGTATTGAccactttttcaattttcccatACAAAGCAACAAGCCCATCTTTATTTCCTTCATCTCCATCTATTCATCAATTAACCAAAGAAAATTTCGCGTCATGGTTCAATCCTATCAAGTATCATTTATCTGTCTTTTATCATCCTCCGAAAGATCTTTTTCTATCATGATTTGTTAAAGCAATAAACTCAATTTTTGCATAAAGCACAAAGGTGAAATAACTGGACCATGTGTGTATAGCAGACATATTCTTGAGTGCACAAAGTTTTTATACACACattgacatttttatttttgataagtaacacaTTGACAAATTTTCTTGAGCGCACAAAGTTCTATGTGCACATTCATTAAGtgattacaaagaaaaataataaaataaagtttcttGACCACACCCAACAAATGGTAAGACCAAAAAGAACAAGAATGCTTGATGAACAGATCTTGAGCTGACATTTAGATTCCAACTTTTAAAAGACCTGTATTTATTCTTCCCTTATTAAAGAGGTTGCATTTATAGGTTCCATcagaaaaaatgcaaaaaaaaattgtagcttaGAAATAGCAAGAATCAATTACACCTAATTTCTCACCTGGAAACTCTGACATGAGCAAGTCAAGGAAAAAGAATCTGTTATTCTCTCTTTGGGCAGTTAAGTTGCAACCCTGTCATAACAATATacctcaaaaaacaaaatatataaattgtatttaattttcatataaCATATATTAAACTGCTttgaaaatactaataaaattaacCACTGAGCTAAATCTAAATGAAAGATGTGAGGAGTAGAATGAGGAATGACTTCACAAGTGCAATttgatatattaaaagaaagaaaaattatccaGGTACATTCTGCATGCTCGTTTTTAAAAGCTAAAACCGTCTTAGGGACATTTGATTAATCACTTCTAAAATTTGATTGCAGCAGCAGCTAGCTcaacataattttaaacaaaaatattccCATAACTATAGTAGACGTGAAACACAACATTGTGATCAAACAGTCtattaataactaaaattcattggcacatgtattcttttctgcCATTCTATTAAATGACACTTCTACTTATGTTATTTTAAGTCTTCCTCTATGTTTTTTCATTCCCTCacttgacatttaaaaaaaaacaaacaaaac
This genomic window contains:
- the LOC126697354 gene encoding elongator complex protein 6; the encoded protein is MDQRAPNLLDEALGLVDEEKKKPWPLSSRVVLVEDRVETSGAFVLHHLLKRALSPHSSNDVVVFLAFSQPFSHYDRVLRKLGCNLTAQRENNRFFFLDLLMSEFPDGDEGNKDGLVALYGKIEKVVNTSFQENKKCITIVIDDFSLMEVAANGATNYVLDFLRYCRTLTSAFGCSLVVLNHEDIYSSIERPALILQMEYLADILIKAEPLATGLATDVHGQLTVLNKEIRDEQGSSRNKICNFHFRVKENGVEYFYPGSKT